A genomic window from Hyla sarda isolate aHylSar1 chromosome 10, aHylSar1.hap1, whole genome shotgun sequence includes:
- the ANGPTL7 gene encoding angiopoietin-related protein 7, giving the protein MNVPYFAFFVFLSLPVLPSLSQKAPKKKLPPGANGLLKMPGCCEEVKDLKVQIANLSSLLEELTKKQETDWVNVVMQVMKLESGQKQVENRITEAEEKYSEMNNRVEILQSREQAAQTQTQTTADAIYDCSTLYEKNYKISGVYKMPANNFLGSPEMEVYCDMETNGGGWTLIQRRKVGLISFNRDWKQYREGFGNIRGDFWLGNENIFRLTRRPTVLRVELEDWEGKVRYAEYAQFTIDNEHNSYRLFLGNYSGNAGRDSLRYHNNTAFSTKDKDNDKCLDDCAGLRKGGYWYNCCTDSNLNGIFYRNGDHNKHTDGISWYGWHGSTYSLKRVEMKIRSQDFQP; this is encoded by the exons ATGAATGTCCCCTACTTCGCCTTCTTCGTGTTTCTATCCCTGCCCGTCCTGCCTTCCCTGTCTCAAAAAGCGCCCAAGAAAAAGCTGCCCCCTGGCGCCAACGGCCTCCTGAAGATGCCCGGCTGCTGCGAGGAGGTCAAAGACCTGAAGGTCCAGATCGCCAACCTGagcagcctgctggaggagctgACCAAGAAGCAGGAGACGGACTGGGTGAACGTGGTCATGCAGGTGATGAAGCTGGAGAGCGGGCAGAAGCAGGTGGAGAACCGCATCACCGAAGCCGAGGAGAAGTACTCCGAGATGAACAACCGGGTGGAGATCCTGCAGTCCCGGGAGCAGGCGGCACAGACGCAGACACAGACCACGGCAG ACGCCATTTATGACTGCTCCACCCTCTACGAGAAGAACTATAAGATATCCGGGGTCTACAAGATGCCCGCCAATAATTTCTTGGGCAGTCCGGAGATGGAG GTGTACTGTGACATGGAGACCAATGGAGGGGGATGGACCCTGATCCAGAGGCGGAAAGTGGGTCTCATCTCATTCAACAGAGACTGGAAGCAGTACCGCGAAGGCTTCGGGAACATCCGCGGAGACTTCTGGTTGGGAAACGAAAATATCTTCCGACTGACCCGGAGGCCGACCGTCCTGAGAGTGGAGCTGGAG GATTGGGAGGGAAAGGTGAGATACGCCGAATACGCCCAGTTCACCATAGATAATGAGCATAACAGTTACCGCCTCTTCCTGGGCAACTACAGCGGAAACGCCGGAAGAGACTCTCTGCGCTACCACAACAACACCGCCTTCAGCACCAAGGACAAGGACAACGACAAGTGCCTCGATGACTGCGCCGGGCTGCGCAAAG GCGGCTACTGGTACAACTGCTGCACAGACTCAAACCTCAATGgcattttctaccgcaacggtGACCACAACAAGCACACAGACGGCATCAGCTGGTACGGCTGGCACGGGTCCACCTATTCCCTGAAAAGGGTGGAAATGAAGATACGTTCTCAGGACTTCCAGCCATGA